The proteins below come from a single Thermopolyspora flexuosa genomic window:
- a CDS encoding NAD+ synthase, producing MAQLRIALAQANPTVGDLSGNTDKLLEWARQAADRGAHLVVFPEMFLTGYPVEDLVLRASFVNASIAALETAARRLADEGLGELPVVVGYVDRAGLQPRVGVPKGAPLNAAALLHRGRIVARTAKHHLPNYGVFDEYRYFVRGDRLPIFRLHGVDVAIAICEDLWQDGGPVAVVSQVGAGLLVVPNASPYERDKVDVRGDLCARRAREAGCALAYVNQVGGQDELVFDGDSLVVDARGELVARAGQFVEELLVVDLDLPAAPAGVRPGAATVDAGDGTAITVERVELSAEPVAPYPPEPPRIAPRLDDLGEVYAALVLGVRDYVTKNGFRSVILGLSGGIDSALVATIASDALGPDRVHVVLMPSRYSSEHSLADARELVRRQGVHARTIPITEIVNAVEKEIELHGLAAENVQARVRGAVLLMGLSNEHGHLVLTTGNKSELAVGYSTIYGDAAGGFAPIKDVFKTMVWDLSRWRNAQVGRESPFLYGFAEPPIPENSIVKEPSAELRPDQRDTDSLPPYHVLDRVLIDYVENDMGRDDLVAAGHDPELVTQVIRMVDAAEYKRRQYPPGPKITPKNFGRDRRLPITNRWRETAP from the coding sequence GTGGCGCAACTCCGCATAGCTCTGGCCCAGGCCAACCCGACGGTCGGGGACCTGTCCGGCAACACCGACAAGCTGCTCGAATGGGCGCGTCAGGCGGCCGACCGCGGCGCGCACCTCGTCGTCTTCCCCGAGATGTTCCTCACCGGGTACCCGGTGGAGGACCTGGTGCTGCGCGCCTCGTTCGTCAACGCCTCCATCGCCGCCCTGGAGACCGCGGCGCGGCGGCTCGCCGACGAGGGGCTCGGCGAGCTCCCGGTCGTGGTGGGGTACGTCGACCGCGCCGGGCTGCAGCCGCGCGTCGGGGTGCCGAAGGGGGCGCCGCTCAACGCCGCGGCGCTGCTGCACCGGGGCCGGATCGTGGCCCGCACCGCCAAGCACCACCTGCCCAACTACGGGGTCTTCGACGAGTACCGCTACTTCGTGCGCGGCGACCGGCTGCCGATCTTCCGGCTGCACGGCGTGGACGTGGCGATCGCGATCTGCGAGGACCTGTGGCAGGACGGCGGGCCGGTCGCGGTGGTCTCCCAGGTGGGGGCCGGGCTGCTCGTGGTGCCGAACGCCTCGCCGTACGAGCGGGACAAGGTGGACGTGCGCGGCGACCTGTGCGCCCGGCGCGCCCGCGAGGCCGGGTGCGCGCTCGCCTACGTCAACCAGGTGGGCGGGCAGGACGAGCTGGTGTTCGACGGCGACTCGCTCGTGGTGGACGCCCGTGGCGAGCTGGTCGCCCGGGCCGGGCAGTTCGTCGAGGAGCTGCTCGTCGTCGACCTCGACCTGCCGGCCGCGCCCGCCGGCGTCCGGCCCGGGGCGGCCACGGTCGACGCCGGTGACGGCACCGCGATCACGGTCGAGCGGGTGGAGCTGTCGGCCGAGCCGGTCGCGCCGTACCCACCGGAGCCGCCGCGGATCGCGCCGCGGCTCGACGACCTCGGCGAGGTGTACGCGGCGCTCGTGCTCGGCGTGCGCGACTACGTGACCAAGAACGGCTTCCGCTCGGTGATCCTCGGCCTGTCCGGCGGCATCGACTCGGCGCTCGTCGCGACGATCGCGAGCGACGCGCTCGGCCCGGACCGGGTGCACGTGGTGCTCATGCCGTCGCGCTACTCCTCGGAGCACTCGCTCGCCGACGCGCGGGAGCTGGTCCGGCGGCAGGGCGTGCACGCCCGGACGATCCCGATCACCGAGATCGTCAACGCGGTGGAGAAGGAGATCGAGCTGCACGGGCTCGCCGCGGAGAACGTGCAGGCCCGGGTGCGCGGCGCGGTGCTGCTCATGGGGCTGTCGAACGAGCACGGCCACCTCGTGCTCACCACCGGCAACAAGAGCGAGCTCGCCGTGGGCTACTCGACGATCTACGGCGACGCGGCCGGCGGCTTCGCGCCGATCAAGGACGTGTTCAAGACGATGGTGTGGGACCTGTCGCGGTGGCGCAACGCGCAGGTGGGGCGCGAGAGCCCGTTCCTGTACGGCTTCGCCGAGCCGCCGATCCCGGAGAACTCGATCGTCAAGGAGCCGAGCGCGGAGCTGCGCCCCGACCAGCGGGACACCGACTCGCTGCCGCCGTACCACGTGCTCGACCGGGTGCTCATCGATTACGTGGAGAACGACATGGGCCGCGACGACCTGGTCGCCGCGGGCCACGACCCCGAGCTGGTCACCCAGGTCATCCGCATGGTGGACGCGGCCGAGTACAAGCGGCGGCAGTACCCGCCCGGTCCGAAGATCACGCCGAAGAACTTCGGCCGGGACCGCCGCCTGCCGATCACGAACCGCTGGCGGGAGACCGCCCCGTAG
- the panB gene encoding 3-methyl-2-oxobutanoate hydroxymethyltransferase: MSSVTPSSPASSLFSPEAASDRSTALYGGKAVRRVTVRDIAAAKERGEKWPMVTAYDAMTARIFDEAGIPVLLVGDSAAMVVYGYDSTIPVTVDDLVPLTAAVVRGSRRAMVVADLPFGSYQASPQQALESAARFMKEAGAHAVKLEGGRRVLPQIETLVASGVPVMGHLGLTPQSVNVFGGYRVQGRGESGERLMADAKALEHAGAFAVVLECVPADLAERVTAALSIPTIGIGAGPACDAQVLVWQDLMGLNARPPKFVKKYFDLAGEMSRAIRAYADDVVNGVFPSSEHTYA, translated from the coding sequence ATGTCCTCTGTCACGCCCTCTTCTCCCGCTTCTTCCCTTTTCTCCCCTGAAGCCGCATCTGACCGGTCGACCGCGCTGTACGGCGGCAAGGCGGTGCGCCGGGTGACCGTGCGCGACATCGCGGCGGCGAAGGAGCGCGGTGAGAAGTGGCCGATGGTCACCGCGTACGACGCGATGACCGCGCGGATCTTCGACGAGGCGGGCATCCCGGTGCTGCTCGTCGGCGACTCCGCCGCCATGGTGGTGTACGGCTACGACAGCACGATCCCGGTGACGGTCGACGACCTCGTCCCGCTCACCGCGGCGGTGGTACGCGGCTCCCGCCGGGCCATGGTCGTGGCCGACCTGCCGTTCGGCTCCTACCAGGCGTCGCCGCAGCAGGCGCTGGAGTCGGCGGCGCGGTTCATGAAGGAGGCGGGCGCGCACGCCGTGAAGCTGGAGGGCGGCCGCCGCGTGCTGCCCCAGATCGAGACGCTCGTCGCGTCCGGCGTCCCGGTCATGGGCCACCTCGGCCTCACCCCGCAGTCGGTGAACGTGTTCGGCGGCTACCGGGTGCAGGGCCGCGGCGAGTCCGGCGAGCGGCTCATGGCGGACGCCAAGGCCTTGGAGCACGCGGGCGCGTTCGCGGTCGTGCTCGAGTGCGTGCCCGCCGATCTCGCCGAGCGGGTCACCGCCGCGCTGTCGATCCCCACGATCGGCATCGGCGCCGGCCCCGCGTGCGACGCCCAGGTGCTGGTCTGGCAGGACCTGATGGGCCTCAACGCCCGCCCGCCGAAGTTCGTCAAGAAGTACTTCGACCTCGCGGGCGAGATGAGCCGGGCGATCCGCGCCTACGCCGACGACGTGGTCAACGGCGTCTTCCCGTCGTCCGAGCACACCTACGCCTGA
- the npdG gene encoding NADPH-dependent F420 reductase encodes MSTDLPDVSALSIGIVGGTGDQGKGLARRFALAGHTVLIGSRSAERAEAAARELDVEVRGAENAVVAAEADVVIVAVPWEGHKATLEALREPLAGKIVVDCVNPLGFDAKGAYPLPVAEGSAAQQAQAVLPDSKVVAAFHHVSAVLLLDPKVERIELDVLVLGDDRAATDTVQALAARIPGVRGLYGGRLRNAGQIEAFTANLISINRRYKAHAGLRITDV; translated from the coding sequence ATGAGTACTGATCTGCCTGATGTGAGCGCGCTGTCGATCGGGATCGTGGGGGGCACCGGCGACCAGGGCAAAGGGCTGGCCCGCCGGTTCGCCCTCGCCGGGCACACCGTCCTGATCGGCTCACGCAGCGCGGAGCGGGCCGAGGCGGCGGCGCGCGAGCTCGACGTGGAGGTGCGCGGGGCGGAGAACGCGGTGGTCGCCGCCGAGGCGGACGTCGTCATCGTCGCCGTGCCGTGGGAGGGGCACAAGGCCACGCTGGAGGCGCTGCGCGAACCGCTCGCGGGCAAGATCGTGGTCGACTGCGTGAACCCGCTCGGCTTCGACGCCAAGGGCGCCTACCCGCTGCCGGTGGCGGAGGGCAGCGCCGCCCAGCAGGCCCAGGCCGTGCTGCCGGACAGCAAGGTGGTGGCGGCGTTCCACCACGTGTCCGCGGTGCTGCTGCTCGACCCGAAGGTGGAGCGCATCGAGCTCGACGTGCTCGTGCTCGGCGACGACCGCGCCGCCACCGACACCGTTCAGGCGCTCGCCGCGCGCATCCCGGGCGTGCGCGGCCTGTACGGCGGCCGCCTGCGCAACGCCGGCCAGATCGAGGCGTTCACCGCCAACCTCATCTCCATCAACCGGCGCTATAAGGCGCACGCCGGGCTGCGCATCACCGACGTCTGA
- the map gene encoding type I methionyl aminopeptidase: MRSPLRPGRISPQRKVPPHIERPEYVGRKEPRRGTTDVQTPETIERMRIAGKIAAQALQEVGRHVRPGITTDELDRIGHEFLCDHGAYPSTLGYRGFPKSLCTSINEVICHGIPDDTVLEEGDIVNVDITAYIGGVHGDTNATFLVGEVDEESRLLVERTREAMMRAIRAVAPGRQLNVIGRVIEAYAKRFGYGVVRDFTGHGIGESFHSGLIVPHYDDPTLTRTLVPGMTFTIEPMLTLGTIDFELWPDGWTAVTKDRKRTAQFEHTIVVTETGYEILTLP, from the coding sequence ATGAGGTCGCCACTCCGGCCGGGGAGGATCTCCCCCCAGCGCAAGGTTCCCCCGCACATCGAGCGCCCAGAGTATGTCGGCAGGAAGGAGCCGCGCCGGGGCACCACCGACGTGCAGACGCCCGAGACCATCGAGCGCATGCGGATCGCGGGGAAGATCGCGGCGCAGGCGCTGCAGGAGGTCGGCAGGCACGTCCGGCCGGGGATCACCACCGACGAGCTCGACCGCATCGGGCACGAGTTCCTGTGCGACCACGGCGCCTACCCCTCGACGCTCGGCTACCGGGGCTTCCCCAAGTCGCTGTGCACCTCGATCAACGAGGTGATCTGCCACGGCATCCCGGACGACACCGTGCTCGAGGAAGGCGACATCGTCAACGTCGACATCACCGCCTACATCGGCGGGGTGCACGGTGACACGAACGCGACCTTCCTCGTCGGGGAGGTGGACGAGGAGTCGCGGCTGCTCGTCGAGCGCACCCGGGAGGCGATGATGCGGGCGATCCGCGCCGTCGCGCCGGGGCGCCAGCTCAACGTGATCGGCCGCGTGATCGAGGCGTACGCCAAGCGGTTCGGGTACGGCGTGGTGCGCGACTTCACCGGCCACGGCATCGGCGAGTCCTTCCACTCCGGGCTGATCGTGCCGCACTACGACGACCCGACGCTCACCCGGACCCTCGTCCCCGGCATGACGTTCACGATCGAGCCCATGCTCACGCTCGGCACGATCGACTTCGAGCTCTGGCCGGACGGGTGGACCGCGGTGACCAAGGACCGCAAGCGCACCGCGCAGTTCGAGCACACGATCGTGGTCACCGAGACCGGCTACGAGATCCTCACGCTGCCCTGA
- a CDS encoding sensor histidine kinase: MAEQRRMRENEGLSQLLRDHLTEWSERTGITVEVWALPEQKVPPKVADNVYATVREALDNVARHSGARVVSIALTVGRTGLRLTVSDGGRGFEPGTTGRGIVAMHAYLAEIGGRLAVNPVPGAGTTVSGFVPAEMLTRYAEA, translated from the coding sequence GTGGCCGAACAGCGTCGCATGCGGGAGAACGAGGGGCTCTCGCAGTTGCTGCGCGATCACCTGACGGAGTGGTCCGAACGCACCGGAATCACGGTCGAGGTGTGGGCCCTCCCGGAACAGAAGGTGCCGCCGAAGGTGGCGGACAACGTCTACGCGACCGTGCGCGAGGCGCTCGACAACGTGGCGCGGCACAGCGGGGCGCGGGTGGTGTCGATCGCCCTCACCGTCGGCCGGACCGGGCTCCGGCTCACCGTGAGCGACGGCGGCCGGGGCTTCGAGCCGGGCACGACGGGACGCGGCATCGTCGCGATGCACGCGTACCTCGCCGAGATCGGCGGACGGCTCGCCGTCAACCCGGTGCCCGGCGCGGGCACGACCGTGAGCGGCTTCGTGCCCGCGGAGATGCTCACCCGCTACGCCGAGGCCTGA
- a CDS encoding cytochrome c oxidase assembly protein, whose product MKTASGQDERAAAAQGRSGAVRLIIAAACVAAGALVMAMVFGGAANPRIIPGLPDQGMFTRWMLPVSKLTMNAAGVLTVGLLLTATVLLPSDKGVLRPAALGYVKAAAWSALIWSGAAGATLVFGASDVLGMPVGELLAGNELSSYAAQTEQGVALVLVVLFAVAIAFFARGAITAGAAAWLLVLSLITLLPPPLTGHSASSPNHGLAITSAAFHIITLAIWIGGLAVLGVHALRGGKHLDEAARRFSAMALWCLIGVGLSGAFASMARLASVTDLFTSTYGLLIVVKVVAFCGLGVLGWWHRRRTLPELAAGRRNAFIALATGEVLLMAGTMGVAVALSRTAPPPVNLPTDRAFELLGYPVPPPLTLGNVLTLWWFNLLFAVLAAVLAGLYGAAVLRLHRRGDRWPVGRTLAWYTGVVILVFATQSGLARYSPVLFSMHMVEHMVLSMLVPIFLVLGAPVTLALRALKPARRRGDRGPREWLTTILHSRVIRVIGHPAYATVVFVGSTYALYFTPIFGALMQEHIGHLAMTVHFLAAGCLFFWVIIGVDPSPHGLSHVYRLLLLFVTMPFHAFFGVALMSMSEPLAPEWYDQLGRTWGPSILADQSDGGAIAWAFGEIPTLIVVVALAFQWYRNDERRARQAERRADARAARTGGTGDAELDAYNEYLRRLNQAAGNAD is encoded by the coding sequence ATGAAGACGGCGAGCGGGCAGGACGAGCGGGCGGCGGCCGCCCAGGGGCGGAGCGGCGCCGTACGGCTGATCATCGCCGCGGCGTGCGTCGCCGCGGGCGCGCTCGTGATGGCGATGGTGTTCGGCGGCGCGGCGAACCCGCGCATCATCCCGGGGCTGCCCGACCAGGGCATGTTCACCCGCTGGATGCTGCCGGTGTCGAAGCTCACCATGAACGCCGCCGGCGTGCTCACCGTGGGCCTGCTGCTCACCGCGACCGTGCTCCTCCCCAGCGACAAGGGGGTGCTGCGCCCCGCGGCGCTCGGCTACGTCAAGGCCGCCGCCTGGTCGGCCCTGATCTGGTCCGGCGCCGCGGGCGCCACGCTCGTGTTCGGCGCCTCCGACGTGCTCGGCATGCCGGTGGGCGAGCTGCTCGCGGGCAACGAGCTGTCCAGCTACGCCGCGCAGACCGAGCAGGGCGTGGCGCTCGTGCTCGTGGTGCTGTTCGCGGTCGCGATCGCGTTCTTCGCCCGGGGCGCGATCACCGCGGGCGCCGCGGCGTGGCTGCTGGTGCTCTCGCTGATCACGCTGCTGCCGCCGCCGCTCACCGGGCACTCGGCGAGCTCCCCCAACCACGGGCTCGCCATCACCTCGGCCGCGTTCCACATCATCACGCTCGCGATCTGGATCGGCGGGCTCGCGGTGCTCGGCGTGCACGCGCTGCGCGGCGGGAAGCACCTCGACGAGGCCGCGCGGCGGTTCTCGGCGATGGCGCTGTGGTGCCTCATCGGCGTGGGGCTGTCCGGCGCCTTCGCCTCCATGGCCCGGCTCGCCTCGGTGACCGACCTGTTCACCTCAACCTACGGCCTGCTCATCGTGGTGAAGGTGGTCGCGTTCTGCGGGCTGGGCGTCCTCGGCTGGTGGCACCGCCGCCGCACCCTGCCCGAGCTCGCCGCCGGGCGGCGGAACGCGTTCATCGCCCTCGCCACCGGCGAGGTGCTGCTGATGGCGGGCACGATGGGCGTGGCCGTGGCGCTGTCGCGCACCGCGCCGCCGCCGGTGAACCTCCCCACCGACCGGGCCTTCGAGCTGCTGGGCTACCCGGTGCCGCCGCCGCTCACGCTCGGCAACGTGCTCACCCTGTGGTGGTTCAACTTGCTGTTCGCCGTGCTCGCCGCGGTGCTCGCGGGCCTGTACGGCGCGGCCGTGCTGCGGCTGCACCGCCGCGGCGACCGGTGGCCGGTGGGCCGCACCCTGGCGTGGTACACCGGCGTGGTCATCCTCGTGTTCGCCACCCAGAGCGGCCTCGCCCGGTACTCGCCGGTGCTGTTCAGCATGCACATGGTCGAGCACATGGTGCTGTCCATGCTCGTGCCGATCTTCCTGGTGCTGGGCGCACCGGTCACGCTCGCGCTGCGCGCGCTCAAGCCGGCGCGCCGCCGGGGCGACCGCGGGCCGCGCGAGTGGCTCACCACGATCCTGCACAGCCGGGTGATCCGGGTGATCGGCCACCCGGCGTACGCGACCGTGGTCTTCGTCGGCTCCACCTACGCGCTGTACTTCACCCCGATCTTCGGCGCGCTCATGCAGGAGCACATCGGCCACCTCGCGATGACCGTGCACTTCCTCGCCGCGGGCTGCCTGTTCTTCTGGGTGATCATCGGCGTGGACCCGTCGCCGCACGGGCTGTCGCACGTCTACCGGCTGCTGCTGCTGTTCGTCACCATGCCGTTCCACGCGTTCTTCGGCGTGGCGCTGATGAGCATGTCCGAGCCGCTCGCGCCGGAGTGGTACGACCAGCTCGGCCGTACCTGGGGGCCGTCCATCCTCGCCGACCAGTCGGACGGCGGCGCCATCGCCTGGGCGTTCGGGGAGATCCCCACGCTCATCGTGGTGGTCGCGCTCGCCTTCCAGTGGTACCGGAACGACGAGCGCCGGGCGCGGCAGGCCGAGCGCCGGGCCGACGCGCGGGCCGCCAGGACGGGCGGGACGGGCGACGCCGAGCTCGACGCCTACAACGAGTACCTGCGCCGGCTCAACCAGGCCGCGGGCAACGCCGACTGA
- a CDS encoding copper resistance CopC family protein, whose protein sequence is MKTSFLAARFSRLLAAVLGVVLGTALGIASAAPALAHTALKRSDPEKNAKVESLERVELEFTQPVRLPTVILRGPDGETYHTGKPKVDGALVTQDVADDLPPGSYTIAYRVVSPDGHPVDGEIPFTLVAPEPTESPTAEEEGGDGAATPEPTASAEPSAGAGETPAGGTSGGSGDAADEAAGNAAPASTEERSGGVPAWVWMVVFGLAGIGIGLAISLRPKKAGGEQTTKAAEDR, encoded by the coding sequence ATGAAGACCTCTTTCCTCGCGGCCAGGTTCTCCCGCCTGCTGGCCGCGGTCCTCGGCGTGGTGCTCGGCACCGCGCTCGGTATCGCGTCGGCCGCCCCGGCTCTCGCCCACACCGCGCTCAAGCGCAGCGACCCGGAGAAGAACGCCAAGGTCGAGAGCCTGGAGCGGGTGGAGCTGGAGTTCACCCAGCCGGTGCGGCTGCCCACGGTGATCCTCCGCGGCCCGGACGGGGAGACGTACCACACCGGCAAGCCGAAGGTCGACGGCGCGCTGGTCACCCAGGACGTCGCCGACGACCTGCCCCCGGGCTCCTACACGATCGCCTACCGCGTGGTCTCGCCGGACGGGCACCCGGTCGACGGCGAGATCCCGTTCACGCTCGTCGCGCCCGAGCCCACCGAGAGCCCGACCGCCGAGGAGGAGGGCGGCGACGGCGCCGCGACCCCGGAGCCCACGGCGTCCGCCGAGCCGTCCGCCGGGGCCGGCGAGACGCCCGCGGGCGGCACTTCGGGCGGCTCCGGCGACGCCGCGGACGAGGCGGCGGGGAACGCCGCGCCGGCGTCCACCGAGGAGCGGTCCGGCGGCGTGCCCGCCTGGGTGTGGATGGTCGTCTTCGGCCTCGCCGGCATCGGCATCGGCCTGGCCATCAGCCTGCGCCCGAAGAAGGCGGGCGGCGAGCAGACCACGAAGGCCGCGGAGGACCGGTAA
- a CDS encoding helix-turn-helix domain-containing protein has product MPVGSQDLVGQRIKAIRRQRGMSQAQLAHPELSDSYVSLIESGKRTPTPAVLELLAAKLQCSLTYLLNGVTAEEMEELELRLRYAKLALENGEVEEARTRFAELRADPKLAGLARLRLDTEYGYALALEACGDVAEAIEIHERLLESTEEELTEERRVAISLALCRCYRDLGDLSAAVRIGERTLGRPDEVAWNDGLVELGATLLMAYIERGDLLRARQFSGELLTAADRLGTPRAIVAACWNAAILAEQTRRGDEALALAERALAIHSENGDPRNLARVRGAYAGLLLRVRPEQAETARDLLLRVKRELTESSASRNDRALCDVELARAELALGNNEKAAEYAKAALEALTESARGMRAEARLMLGHAYMGLGREEDAAAELAAAAEWLDKAPVSRSNTRSWVVAAAALERLDDVEASTTAYQRALAGAGL; this is encoded by the coding sequence GTGCCGGTGGGCAGTCAAGATCTCGTGGGCCAGCGAATCAAGGCGATTCGCCGTCAGCGCGGTATGTCGCAGGCGCAGCTCGCGCATCCGGAACTGTCGGACAGCTACGTATCCCTGATCGAGAGCGGGAAGCGCACGCCGACCCCGGCCGTCCTCGAGCTGCTCGCCGCCAAGCTGCAGTGCTCGCTCACCTATCTGCTCAACGGCGTGACCGCCGAGGAGATGGAGGAGCTCGAGCTCAGGCTGCGGTACGCCAAGCTCGCGCTGGAGAACGGTGAGGTCGAGGAGGCGCGCACCCGCTTCGCGGAGCTGCGGGCCGACCCCAAGCTCGCCGGACTCGCCCGGCTTCGCCTCGACACCGAGTACGGCTACGCCCTCGCCCTCGAGGCGTGCGGCGACGTCGCCGAGGCGATCGAGATCCACGAGCGGCTGCTGGAGTCCACCGAGGAGGAGCTCACCGAGGAGCGCCGGGTCGCGATCTCCCTGGCCCTGTGCCGCTGCTACCGGGACCTCGGCGACCTGTCCGCCGCGGTGCGGATCGGGGAGCGGACGCTCGGCCGACCGGACGAGGTCGCCTGGAACGACGGGCTCGTCGAGCTGGGCGCCACGCTCCTCATGGCGTACATCGAGCGCGGCGACCTGCTGCGCGCCCGGCAGTTCTCCGGGGAGCTGCTCACCGCCGCGGACCGGCTCGGCACGCCGCGGGCGATCGTTGCCGCGTGTTGGAACGCGGCAATACTCGCCGAGCAGACCCGGCGCGGCGACGAGGCGCTCGCGCTCGCCGAGCGCGCCCTCGCCATCCACTCCGAGAACGGGGACCCGCGCAACCTCGCCCGCGTGCGCGGCGCGTACGCCGGGCTGCTGCTGCGGGTCCGCCCCGAGCAGGCGGAGACCGCCCGCGACCTGCTGCTGCGGGTCAAGCGGGAGCTGACCGAGTCGTCGGCGAGCCGCAACGACCGCGCCCTGTGCGACGTCGAGCTCGCCCGGGCGGAGCTCGCCCTCGGCAACAACGAGAAGGCCGCCGAGTACGCCAAGGCCGCCCTGGAGGCGCTGACCGAGAGCGCCCGCGGCATGCGCGCCGAGGCCCGCCTCATGCTCGGCCACGCCTACATGGGCCTGGGCCGGGAGGAGGACGCCGCCGCCGAGCTGGCCGCCGCCGCCGAGTGGCTCGACAAGGCCCCGGTCTCCCGGTCGAACACCCGGAGCTGGGTGGTGGCCGCCGCCGCGCTCGAGCGCCTCGACGACGTGGAGGCGAGCACCACCGCCTACCAGCGCGCCCTCGCCGGCGCCGGGCTGTAG
- a CDS encoding SecDF P1 head subdomain-containing protein — translation MSLVLVVVLTGVAATVAVLMTRNPHAPPLATVQVRRLATPMHFAPVRAVKQAPCPGAEAVLDEAGTTCYQVEAGVTVTTVQKIETLQERNGAYAVRIVLAPESRDLIEDLTRETVERQLALVVGDKVVTAPRVSQAITRDSLSIAGLTKESAEALVARLLGTPSGTSPAVPDTTVPGTAPATQPGTPSDPAAPSTGPTTMPTDGSTGLGSPGPAGGGRPGAGGPTP, via the coding sequence GTGTCGCTCGTCCTCGTAGTGGTGCTGACCGGCGTGGCGGCCACCGTCGCGGTGCTGATGACCCGCAACCCGCACGCGCCGCCGCTCGCCACCGTCCAGGTGCGCCGCCTGGCGACGCCGATGCACTTCGCCCCGGTCAGGGCGGTCAAGCAGGCCCCCTGCCCCGGCGCGGAGGCGGTGCTCGACGAGGCGGGCACCACCTGCTACCAGGTGGAGGCCGGGGTCACCGTGACCACGGTGCAGAAGATCGAGACGCTGCAGGAGCGCAACGGCGCCTACGCGGTCCGGATCGTGCTCGCGCCGGAGAGCCGGGACCTGATCGAGGACCTCACCCGGGAGACGGTGGAGCGGCAGCTCGCCCTCGTGGTGGGCGACAAGGTGGTCACCGCGCCCCGGGTCAGCCAGGCGATCACCCGGGACAGCCTGAGCATCGCGGGCCTCACCAAGGAGAGCGCCGAGGCCCTGGTCGCCCGCCTCCTCGGCACCCCGTCGGGCACGTCCCCCGCCGTGCCGGACACCACCGTTCCCGGCACCGCGCCGGCCACGCAGCCCGGCACGCCGTCCGACCCGGCGGCGCCGAGCACCGGGCCGACGACCATGCCCACCGACGGGTCCACCGGCCTCGGTTCCCCCGGGCCCGCGGGCGGCGGGCGGCCCGGCGCCGGCGGACCCACCCCGTGA
- the ald gene encoding alanine dehydrogenase, translated as MKVAVPREVMSQEYRVALTPAGAYELTRHGHRVLVESGAGAGSAITDADFAAAGATIVGSADDVWAEGELVLKVKEPVPAEYPRLRAGQVLFTYLHLAASAELTRALLGSGVTGVAYETVQTDDGRLPLLAPMSEVAGRLAPQAGAHHLGRQAGGRGVLMGGVPGVYPAKTVVLGAGVAGRNAAAIALGMGAEVLLLDKDADRLRQVDAVYRGRCRTVASNAYEIERAVRDADLVIGAVLVPGARAPTLVDDDLVARMKPGSVLVDVSIDQGGCFASSRPTTHGDPTFRVHGSIFYCVTNMPGVVPHTSTYALTNVTLPYALAIAERGLQGAMRADPALARGLNVHRGVLTNAAVAEAHGLAAVPVAQALA; from the coding sequence ATGAAGGTGGCGGTCCCTCGCGAGGTGATGAGTCAGGAGTACCGCGTCGCCCTCACCCCGGCGGGCGCGTACGAGCTCACCCGGCACGGGCACCGGGTGCTGGTGGAGAGCGGCGCGGGCGCGGGCTCGGCGATCACGGACGCGGACTTCGCCGCCGCGGGGGCGACGATCGTCGGCTCGGCGGACGACGTGTGGGCCGAGGGCGAGCTCGTGCTCAAGGTCAAGGAGCCGGTGCCCGCCGAGTACCCGCGCCTGCGCGCCGGACAGGTGCTCTTCACCTACCTGCACCTCGCCGCCTCGGCGGAGCTCACCCGCGCCCTGCTCGGCTCCGGGGTCACCGGCGTGGCGTACGAGACGGTGCAGACCGACGACGGCCGGCTGCCGCTGCTCGCCCCCATGTCGGAGGTGGCCGGGCGGCTCGCCCCGCAGGCCGGGGCGCACCACCTGGGGCGTCAGGCCGGCGGGCGCGGGGTGCTCATGGGCGGCGTGCCGGGCGTGTACCCGGCGAAGACGGTGGTGCTCGGCGCCGGGGTGGCGGGCCGCAACGCCGCCGCGATCGCCCTCGGCATGGGGGCCGAGGTGCTGCTGCTCGACAAGGACGCCGACCGGCTGCGCCAGGTCGACGCGGTGTACCGCGGGCGCTGCCGTACCGTGGCGTCGAACGCGTACGAGATCGAGCGGGCGGTGCGCGACGCCGACCTGGTGATCGGCGCGGTGCTGGTGCCGGGGGCGCGGGCGCCCACGCTGGTCGACGACGACCTGGTGGCGCGGATGAAGCCCGGCTCGGTGCTCGTGGACGTGTCGATCGACCAGGGCGGGTGCTTCGCGAGCTCCCGCCCCACCACCCACGGCGACCCGACGTTCCGGGTGCACGGGTCGATCTTCTACTGCGTGACGAACATGCCCGGCGTGGTGCCGCACACCTCGACGTACGCGCTCACCAACGTGACCCTGCCGTACGCGCTCGCCATCGCGGAACGCGGCCTGCAGGGGGCGATGCGGGCCGATCCGGCCCTCGCCCGCGGGCTCAACGTGCACCGGGGCGTGCTCACCAACGCCGCGGTCGCCGAGGCGCACGGCCTGGCCGCGGTGCCCGTGGCGCAGGCCCTCGCCTGA